The following coding sequences lie in one Streptomyces sp. NBC_00510 genomic window:
- a CDS encoding MFS transporter — MTTTADPRHWWALGALVASMLVLGFDMTILNVALPTMAAELGADTGDQQWIVDGYTVVFAAAMLPAGLLGDRWGRRRMLVAGLGIFLVGSVLGALVDSPGPVVAARTVMGLGAALVMPLALSVLPSLFGPEERSKAVGAVTAAMALGMPLGPIIGGTLLDHFWWGSIFVVNIPLVVLGIAACLFLLPETSDPATPRVDPPSTVLAVAGLGALVFGIIEGPRRGWGDPLVLLTLFSSVALLTGLVLRGRRLERPMLDLGLLRQRGFLWNAVAATLVTFILTGLLFVLPQYLQAVLGNDALGTGVRLLPMMGGLIVAVRGSAPLVARFGPRPVVTAGLLLLTAAAALGSRTDVHDGYGATALWLSVTGFAFGFAMIPAMDAALGALPRDRAGSGSGLLMTLRQTGGAIGVALLGSLLAGAYTDRLATTGLPAAAADAASGSVGAAHAVAAALGDPALAASADAAYVHGMDLALLACAAASLVAAVLTALFLPDPRTGQEVPGTARMAPPAVDARQ; from the coding sequence ATGACGACGACGGCCGATCCACGGCACTGGTGGGCCCTCGGGGCCCTGGTGGCGAGCATGCTCGTGCTCGGCTTCGACATGACGATCCTCAACGTCGCACTGCCGACCATGGCCGCGGAGCTGGGTGCGGACACCGGCGACCAGCAGTGGATCGTCGACGGCTACACGGTGGTCTTCGCCGCCGCGATGCTCCCCGCGGGCCTGCTGGGCGACCGCTGGGGACGGCGGCGGATGCTCGTCGCCGGGCTCGGGATCTTCCTCGTCGGCTCGGTGCTCGGCGCCCTGGTGGACAGTCCGGGACCGGTCGTCGCCGCCCGCACGGTGATGGGCCTGGGCGCGGCACTCGTCATGCCGCTGGCCCTGTCCGTCCTGCCCTCGTTGTTCGGGCCCGAGGAGCGCTCCAAGGCGGTCGGCGCGGTCACCGCCGCCATGGCGCTGGGGATGCCGCTCGGGCCGATCATCGGCGGCACCCTGCTCGACCACTTCTGGTGGGGCTCGATCTTCGTGGTCAACATCCCGCTCGTCGTCCTCGGCATCGCCGCCTGCCTGTTCCTGCTGCCCGAGACCAGCGACCCCGCCACGCCCCGCGTCGACCCGCCCAGCACCGTCCTCGCGGTGGCCGGGCTCGGCGCGCTGGTCTTCGGCATCATCGAGGGGCCGCGCCGCGGATGGGGCGACCCGCTGGTGCTGCTGACGCTGTTCTCGTCCGTCGCGCTGCTGACCGGGCTGGTGCTCCGCGGACGCCGGCTGGAGCGGCCCATGCTCGACCTCGGTCTGCTGCGGCAGCGGGGCTTCCTGTGGAACGCGGTCGCCGCGACGCTGGTGACCTTCATCCTCACCGGCCTGCTCTTCGTCCTGCCGCAGTACCTGCAGGCCGTGCTCGGCAACGACGCCCTCGGCACCGGCGTACGGCTGCTGCCGATGATGGGCGGCCTGATCGTCGCCGTCCGGGGCAGCGCGCCGCTGGTCGCGCGGTTCGGGCCGCGGCCGGTCGTCACGGCGGGGCTGCTCCTGCTCACCGCGGCCGCGGCGCTGGGCAGCCGCACCGACGTCCACGACGGCTACGGGGCGACCGCGCTGTGGCTGTCCGTCACCGGTTTCGCCTTCGGCTTCGCGATGATCCCCGCCATGGACGCGGCGCTGGGCGCGCTGCCCCGGGACCGCGCGGGCAGCGGCTCCGGACTGCTGATGACCCTGCGGCAGACCGGCGGCGCGATTGGTGTCGCCCTCCTGGGCAGCCTGCTGGCGGGCGCCTACACCGACCGTCTCGCCACCACGGGCCTGCCCGCGGCGGCCGCCGACGCCGCCTCGGGTTCCGTGGGGGCCGCGCACGCGGTCGCGGCCGCCCTCGGCGACCCGGCGCTCGCCGCCTCGGCGGACGCGGCGTACGTGCACGGGATGGACCTCGCCCTGCTGGCCTGCGCCGCCGCCTCGCTCGTGGCGGCCGTGCTGACCGCGCTCTTCCTCCCCGACCCCCGCACCGGCCAGGAGGTGCCCGGCACCGCGCGGATGGCCCCGCCCGCCGTCGATGCACGACAATGA
- a CDS encoding TetR family transcriptional regulator: MTSVTVPTRPSLRERKKIRTRRAIRRAAYRLFEAQGYDGTTVEQIAATAEVSASTVFRYFPTKEDIVLSDEYDPVMVAELRARPAQEPIVASLRHALLGPLREMLADEGEFEEMRQRLRLVRSVPAIRARMGENIQESSRLLASVTAERLGRPEDDFEIRVVVAALIGAWSEAVFHWLDSDGTADLAAVLDRSLALLAANLCR; the protein is encoded by the coding sequence ATGACGAGCGTGACCGTACCGACCAGACCGAGCCTGCGCGAACGCAAGAAGATCCGGACCCGGCGGGCCATCCGCCGCGCGGCCTACCGGCTCTTCGAGGCGCAGGGGTACGACGGCACCACCGTCGAGCAGATCGCGGCCACGGCCGAGGTCTCGGCCAGCACGGTCTTCCGGTACTTCCCCACCAAGGAGGACATCGTCCTCTCCGACGAGTACGACCCCGTCATGGTGGCCGAACTGCGCGCCCGCCCGGCGCAGGAGCCCATCGTCGCCTCGCTGCGGCACGCCCTGCTGGGCCCGCTGCGCGAGATGCTCGCCGACGAGGGCGAGTTCGAGGAGATGCGGCAGCGGCTGCGGCTGGTGCGCTCGGTGCCCGCCATCCGCGCCCGCATGGGCGAGAACATCCAGGAGTCCAGCCGGCTGCTGGCCTCCGTCACCGCCGAACGCCTCGGCCGCCCCGAGGACGACTTCGAGATCCGGGTCGTCGTCGCGGCGCTGATCGGGGCCTGGTCCGAGGCCGTCTTCCACTGGCTCGACTCGGACGGCACCGCCGACCTCGCCGCCGTCCTCGACCGCTCGCTGGCCCTCCTCGCGGCCAACCTCTGCCGCTAG
- a CDS encoding thioredoxin domain-containing protein, whose protein sequence is MVNRLSGSTSPYLLQHADNPVHWWPWGEEAFAEARDRGVPVLLSVGYSSCHWCHVMARESFEDEATAAYLNEHFVSVKVDREERPDVDAVYMEAVQAATGQGGWPMTVFLTPGGEPFYFGTYFPPAPRHGMPSFRQVLEGVEAAWRERRDEVGAVAASIVKDLGGRSLTLGGTAAPGEEQLAAALLGLTRDYDPSYGGFGGAPKFPPSMALEFLLRHHARTGSEGALQMARDTCEAMARGGIYDQLGGGFARYSVDRKWVVPHFEKMLYDNALLCRLYAHLWRATGSDLARRVALETADFLVRELRTHEGGFASALDADSDKPGGGHGEGAFYVWTPAELEEVLGKEDAALAAEYFGVTEDGTFEEGASVLQLPADGGFVDAGRIASVRRRLFTAREGRPRPGRDDKVVAAWNGLAVAALAETGAYFERPDLVAAAVDAADLLVRVHMDARGRLARTSRDGTVGGNAGVLEDYADVAEGFLALAAVTGEGVWLDLAGLLLDSVLRHFTGEDGTLYDTADDAETLIRRPQDPTDNAAPSGWTAAAGVLLSYAAYTGSSRHREAAERALGVVGALAGRVPRFIGWGLAVAEAALDGPREVAVVGPAGDAGTAALHRTALLGTAPGAVVAVGEPATDEYALLADRPLLDGRPAAYVCRHFVCAAPTADPQALAEQLGAR, encoded by the coding sequence ATGGTCAATCGACTGAGCGGTTCCACGTCCCCGTACCTGCTGCAGCACGCCGACAACCCGGTGCACTGGTGGCCGTGGGGCGAGGAGGCCTTCGCGGAGGCCCGGGACCGCGGGGTGCCGGTGCTGCTCAGCGTGGGGTACAGCAGCTGCCACTGGTGCCACGTCATGGCCAGGGAGTCGTTCGAGGACGAGGCGACCGCCGCCTACCTCAACGAGCACTTCGTGTCGGTGAAGGTCGACCGCGAGGAACGCCCCGACGTCGACGCCGTCTACATGGAGGCCGTGCAGGCGGCGACCGGGCAGGGCGGCTGGCCGATGACGGTCTTCCTGACGCCCGGGGGCGAGCCGTTCTACTTCGGCACCTACTTCCCGCCCGCCCCGCGGCACGGCATGCCCTCCTTCCGGCAGGTGCTGGAGGGCGTCGAGGCCGCCTGGCGCGAGCGCCGCGACGAGGTCGGCGCGGTCGCGGCGAGCATCGTGAAGGACCTGGGCGGACGTTCGCTGACCCTCGGCGGGACGGCCGCCCCGGGGGAGGAGCAGCTCGCGGCGGCACTGCTGGGGCTCACCCGGGACTACGACCCCTCGTACGGCGGGTTCGGCGGCGCGCCGAAGTTCCCGCCGTCGATGGCCCTGGAGTTCCTGCTGCGGCACCACGCCCGCACCGGTTCCGAGGGCGCCCTGCAGATGGCGCGGGACACCTGCGAGGCGATGGCCCGCGGCGGCATCTACGACCAGCTCGGCGGCGGCTTCGCGCGCTACTCCGTGGACCGCAAGTGGGTCGTGCCGCACTTCGAGAAGATGCTCTACGACAACGCGCTGCTCTGCCGGCTCTACGCGCACCTGTGGCGCGCCACCGGCTCCGACCTGGCCCGCCGGGTCGCCCTGGAGACCGCGGACTTCCTCGTGCGCGAGCTGCGCACCCACGAGGGCGGCTTCGCCTCCGCGCTCGACGCCGACAGCGACAAGCCGGGCGGCGGCCACGGCGAGGGCGCCTTCTACGTCTGGACGCCGGCGGAACTGGAGGAGGTCCTCGGCAAGGAGGACGCGGCGCTGGCCGCCGAGTACTTCGGCGTGACGGAGGACGGCACCTTCGAGGAGGGTGCGTCCGTGCTCCAACTCCCCGCCGACGGTGGCTTCGTGGACGCCGGGCGGATCGCCTCGGTGCGCCGGCGGTTGTTCACCGCGCGGGAGGGACGGCCCCGCCCCGGCCGCGACGACAAGGTCGTCGCCGCCTGGAACGGGCTGGCGGTCGCCGCGCTCGCCGAGACCGGCGCGTACTTCGAGCGCCCGGACCTGGTGGCGGCCGCCGTCGACGCCGCGGACCTGCTGGTGCGGGTCCACATGGACGCCCGCGGCCGGCTCGCCCGGACCTCGCGGGACGGCACGGTGGGCGGCAACGCCGGGGTGCTGGAGGACTACGCCGACGTCGCGGAGGGCTTCCTCGCGCTCGCCGCGGTGACCGGCGAGGGCGTGTGGCTGGACCTCGCCGGGCTTTTGCTCGACTCCGTGCTGCGGCACTTCACAGGGGAGGATGGCACGCTCTACGACACCGCCGACGACGCCGAGACGCTGATCCGCCGCCCGCAGGACCCGACCGACAACGCCGCCCCCTCGGGCTGGACGGCCGCGGCCGGCGTGCTGCTGTCGTACGCCGCGTACACCGGCTCGTCCCGCCACCGCGAGGCCGCCGAACGGGCGCTGGGCGTCGTGGGCGCCCTCGCCGGACGGGTGCCGCGGTTCATCGGCTGGGGGCTGGCGGTCGCCGAGGCGGCGCTCGACGGCCCGCGCGAGGTCGCCGTGGTCGGCCCGGCGGGCGACGCCGGCACGGCGGCGCTGCACCGCACCGCGCTGCTGGGCACCGCCCCGGGCGCGGTGGTCGCGGTGGGGGAGCCCGCCACGGACGAGTACGCCCTCCTGGCCGACCGCCCGCTGCTCGACGGCCGTCCCGCGGCGTACGTCTGCCGGCACTTCGTGTGCGCGGCGCCGACCGCGGACCCGCAGGCCCTGGCGGAGCAACTGGGCGCCCGCTGA
- a CDS encoding TrmB family transcriptional regulator has product MLETVGLTAAEAEVYRLLLVTESASAEEICALTDLGRPAVGRLLFALEAKGLAYALEESPGAFAAIPPEVALVPRLQRHAEALEQDRAVVLGLVETYRRSARSWGAGEAIEVISGAAALRQRLRQLQDGVRHEMLWFCKARHVAMPAGSNREEYDALGRGVLYRVLYEQAYFDDPGAVDNVVKGVRAGEVARAVPRLPLRMAVADRSLAVLPLSSAGAPAGPRELKTALVRESSLLEALIDLFQHYWEVGAPLRVTEEGQIGGAGPEDPAAPVAEDRHLLSLMVAGMTDEAIAGQLRVSKRTVQRRIQGLMSLAGVATRMQLGWHAARRNWL; this is encoded by the coding sequence ATGCTGGAGACGGTGGGTCTCACGGCCGCCGAGGCCGAGGTGTACCGGCTGCTGCTCGTCACCGAGTCGGCGTCCGCCGAGGAGATCTGCGCACTTACCGACCTCGGCCGCCCGGCGGTCGGGCGGCTGCTGTTCGCTCTGGAGGCCAAGGGACTGGCGTACGCGCTGGAGGAGAGTCCCGGCGCGTTCGCGGCCATCCCGCCGGAGGTCGCGCTCGTACCCCGGCTGCAGCGCCACGCGGAGGCACTGGAGCAGGACCGGGCGGTCGTGCTCGGGCTGGTGGAGACCTACCGCCGCAGCGCCCGCTCCTGGGGAGCGGGGGAGGCGATCGAGGTCATCAGCGGCGCGGCGGCGCTGCGGCAGCGTCTGCGGCAGCTCCAGGACGGCGTCCGCCACGAGATGCTGTGGTTCTGCAAGGCCCGCCACGTGGCGATGCCCGCGGGCAGCAACCGGGAGGAGTACGACGCGCTGGGCCGGGGCGTGCTGTACCGGGTCCTGTACGAGCAGGCCTACTTCGACGACCCCGGTGCGGTGGACAACGTCGTCAAGGGGGTGCGCGCCGGCGAGGTCGCCCGGGCGGTGCCCAGGCTGCCCCTGCGGATGGCGGTGGCCGACCGGTCGCTGGCCGTCCTCCCGCTGTCCTCCGCCGGTGCGCCGGCCGGTCCGCGGGAGCTCAAGACGGCGCTGGTGCGGGAGAGCAGCCTGCTGGAGGCGCTGATCGACCTGTTCCAGCACTACTGGGAGGTCGGCGCGCCGCTGCGGGTGACCGAGGAGGGGCAGATCGGCGGTGCGGGGCCGGAGGATCCGGCGGCGCCGGTCGCGGAGGACCGGCACCTGCTCTCCCTGATGGTCGCCGGCATGACCGACGAGGCGATCGCCGGGCAGCTGCGCGTGAGCAAGCGCACCGTCCAGCGGCGCATCCAGGGGCTGATGAGCCTCGCGGGCGTCGCCACCCGCATGCAGCTGGGCTGGCACGCGGCGCGCCGCAACTGGCTCTGA
- a CDS encoding S8 family serine peptidase, which translates to MAAAALAALLAGLTATPGAAQGTERADAAVQGEAAGSTGSARHHVTLITGDRVTLETAPSGGQSVSIQPAAGREHITFVKRQIGGDWSVIPADALPLLAADRLDKALFNVSALARGKYAERSRLPLIVEYAGDAGTAGRRLTAAGADGVRTIAGTSFATLGQDRAGAAEFWKDIAPAKAGATSFGAGIRRVWLDGRSKVQLDRTVPHIGAPQAWAKGYRGDGVKVAVLDTGYDPNHPDLGGLIEESANFTAEAGTDDLNGHGTHVTSTVAGSGAASDGRFKGVAPGARILSGKVCNAGGSCDDSDVLEGMAWAAERGAKVISLSLGDADTPETDALEAMVESVTRDHGVLVVAAAGNSGPGKVGSPASADRALAVGATDLDDELAHFSSIGPRVGDFGLKPDLVAPGVGVVAARAGGTTAEDGYTAMDGTSMATPHVAGAAAILFQQHPDWTPEQVKRQLMQSTAAGKERGTYFQGAGRVDVARAVGQQVTAGTTAVDFGQIRWTDGPRPPVQKTITYRNPGSAPVTLGLSLNVSHDAGEPAPQGLFRLGADQVTVPAQGTADVTVTATPETATTYAAYSGVVIAATADQAVSVRVPVGMDVEQPSHSLRLTVKDRAGKAPAHAYLLVTAADGEVREVELHGKSGTELRVPRDGRTYSVNGFLFDAEYTEATVVGAPKIVMSADRDVAIDARKAKPVTVSAPSRSARIKYAEVGTIGLDGNPFSVPVNDAVGGDRIANVYAVPTATSKDSTFTYLVSTIWVDPAGTDGNPSSVYYLTRPVRGQIPADPGYRPRTSQLATVNSTLAATAPDTTAYRSVWLSLGKLRWVHGMDGLPLPNRRVDYFSPSEDLRWQSVFEQNFFTRPDAHGQSFLSRLHSYRAGTFEERWNQGVQGSGFSPEWVITSREGDAMTFAIQDAANGNLDLVAGTTSSSRPKWELRRNGEVVSTNRGFATVPADVTPADYVATFEQERDLVPSTISTRLKSEWRFRSQTTATRQALPMMAVLMSPRLDEWNGAEAGCRFDIPALVQRPVGAAESPVRTFTAEVSYDEGRTWHTAKVKGTGTKRTVTVDHPRRSSAGSVSLRTYVKDAAGNSFKQTVIKAYLLK; encoded by the coding sequence GTGGCGGCCGCTGCCCTCGCCGCGCTGCTGGCGGGTCTGACCGCCACCCCCGGCGCCGCCCAGGGCACCGAGCGGGCCGACGCGGCCGTGCAGGGCGAGGCAGCCGGGTCCACCGGATCCGCCCGGCACCACGTCACCCTGATCACCGGCGACCGCGTCACGCTGGAGACGGCCCCGTCGGGCGGGCAGAGCGTCTCGATCCAGCCGGCCGCGGGCCGGGAGCACATCACCTTCGTCAAGCGCCAGATCGGCGGCGACTGGTCGGTCATACCCGCCGACGCGCTGCCCCTGCTCGCGGCGGACCGCCTCGACAAGGCGCTGTTCAACGTCTCGGCCCTGGCCAGGGGGAAGTACGCCGAGCGGTCGAGGCTGCCGCTCATCGTCGAGTACGCGGGTGACGCGGGCACCGCCGGACGCCGGCTCACCGCGGCCGGTGCCGACGGTGTCCGCACCATCGCCGGGACCTCCTTCGCGACCCTCGGCCAGGACCGCGCGGGCGCCGCGGAGTTCTGGAAGGACATCGCCCCCGCCAAGGCGGGCGCCACGTCCTTCGGCGCGGGCATCCGCCGGGTCTGGCTCGACGGCCGCTCCAAGGTCCAGCTCGACCGGACGGTGCCGCACATCGGGGCACCCCAGGCCTGGGCGAAGGGCTACCGGGGCGACGGCGTCAAGGTCGCGGTGCTCGACACCGGCTACGACCCGAACCACCCGGACCTGGGGGGCCTCATCGAGGAGTCCGCCAACTTCACCGCCGAGGCCGGCACCGACGACCTGAACGGCCACGGCACCCACGTCACCTCGACCGTCGCCGGTTCCGGCGCGGCCTCCGACGGCCGGTTCAAGGGTGTCGCGCCCGGCGCGCGGATCCTGTCGGGCAAGGTCTGCAACGCGGGCGGCTCCTGCGACGACTCCGACGTCCTCGAAGGCATGGCCTGGGCCGCCGAGCGCGGCGCCAAGGTGATCAGCCTCAGCCTGGGCGACGCCGACACCCCGGAGACCGACGCCCTCGAGGCCATGGTCGAGAGCGTCACCCGTGACCACGGCGTCCTGGTCGTCGCCGCGGCCGGCAACAGCGGCCCCGGCAAGGTCGGTTCCCCCGCCTCCGCCGACCGCGCGCTCGCCGTCGGCGCCACCGACCTCGACGACGAGCTCGCCCACTTCAGCTCGATCGGCCCGCGGGTGGGCGACTTCGGCCTCAAGCCGGACCTCGTCGCCCCCGGCGTCGGCGTCGTCGCCGCACGCGCGGGCGGTACGACCGCCGAGGACGGCTACACCGCGATGGACGGCACCTCGATGGCGACCCCGCACGTCGCCGGTGCCGCCGCCATCCTCTTCCAGCAGCACCCCGACTGGACGCCCGAGCAGGTCAAGCGCCAGCTGATGCAGTCGACGGCGGCCGGCAAGGAGCGCGGCACCTACTTCCAGGGCGCGGGCCGGGTCGACGTCGCCCGCGCGGTCGGCCAGCAGGTCACCGCCGGGACCACCGCAGTGGACTTCGGGCAGATCCGCTGGACCGACGGCCCGCGGCCGCCGGTGCAGAAGACGATCACCTACCGCAACCCGGGCAGCGCGCCCGTCACCCTCGGCCTGTCGCTCAACGTCTCCCACGACGCGGGCGAGCCCGCGCCGCAGGGCCTGTTCCGGCTCGGCGCCGACCAGGTCACCGTGCCCGCCCAGGGCACCGCCGACGTCACCGTCACCGCGACCCCGGAGACCGCCACGACGTACGCGGCGTACAGCGGCGTGGTCATCGCGGCCACCGCCGACCAGGCCGTCTCGGTGCGCGTCCCGGTCGGCATGGACGTCGAGCAGCCCTCGCACAGCCTCCGCCTCACGGTGAAGGACCGCGCGGGCAAGGCCCCCGCCCACGCCTACCTGCTCGTCACCGCGGCCGACGGCGAGGTCCGCGAGGTGGAGCTGCACGGCAAGTCCGGCACCGAGCTGAGGGTGCCGCGCGACGGCAGGACCTACTCCGTGAACGGCTTCCTCTTCGACGCGGAGTACACCGAGGCAACCGTGGTGGGCGCGCCGAAGATCGTGATGAGCGCCGACCGGGACGTCGCCATCGACGCCCGGAAGGCGAAGCCCGTCACGGTCTCGGCCCCGAGTCGCTCGGCCCGCATCAAGTACGCCGAGGTCGGTACCATCGGCCTGGACGGCAACCCGTTCTCCGTCCCCGTGAACGACGCGGTCGGCGGCGACCGCATCGCGAACGTGTACGCCGTCCCGACGGCGACGTCCAAGGACTCGACGTTCACCTACCTGGTCAGCACCATCTGGGTCGATCCCGCGGGCACCGACGGGAACCCCTCCTCGGTCTACTACCTCACCCGGCCGGTGCGCGGGCAGATCCCGGCCGATCCCGGCTACCGCCCCCGTACGTCGCAGCTGGCCACGGTGAACAGCACCCTCGCCGCCACCGCGCCGGACACCACCGCGTACCGCAGTGTGTGGCTGTCCCTCGGCAAGCTCCGCTGGGTCCACGGGATGGACGGACTCCCGCTCCCGAACCGGCGGGTGGACTACTTCTCGCCGTCCGAGGACCTGCGCTGGCAGAGCGTCTTCGAGCAGAACTTCTTCACCAGGCCGGACGCCCACGGGCAGAGCTTCCTCAGCCGCCTGCACAGCTACCGGGCCGGAACCTTCGAGGAGCGCTGGAACCAGGGCGTCCAGGGCTCGGGCTTCTCGCCCGAGTGGGTGATCACCTCCCGCGAGGGCGACGCCATGACGTTCGCGATCCAGGACGCCGCCAACGGGAACCTCGACCTGGTGGCCGGGACGACGTCCAGCAGCCGGCCGAAGTGGGAGCTGCGACGCAACGGTGAAGTCGTCTCGACGAACCGGGGGTTCGCCACCGTGCCGGCCGACGTCACCCCCGCCGACTACGTCGCGACGTTCGAGCAGGAGCGCGACCTCGTCCCCAGCACCATCTCCACGCGTCTGAAGTCCGAGTGGCGGTTCCGGTCGCAGACGACGGCGACCCGGCAGGCACTGCCGATGATGGCCGTGCTCATGTCGCCCCGGCTGGACGAGTGGAACGGGGCCGAGGCCGGTTGCCGGTTCGACATCCCGGCCCTGGTCCAGCGTCCGGTCGGCGCAGCCGAGTCGCCCGTCCGCACCTTCACCGCCGAGGTCTCCTACGACGAGGGCAGGACCTGGCACACGGCCAAGGTCAAGGGCACCGGGACGAAGCGCACCGTGACCGTGGACCACCCGCGCCGCTCCTCGGCCGGTTCGGTGAGCCTGCGCACCTACGTCAAGGACGCGGCGGGCAACTCCTTCAAGCAGACCGTGATCAAGGCCTACCTGCTCAAGTAG